The genomic window TTACACGCGCTATTAGATGTAATTCCGGCACTTTATCAGATAGGAGTTGTGGCAAATATTTGGCTTGCCGAATTAGTTATCGCCATTTTTGGTATTACCGCACTCATTTTTACGATGAGAATAAGAAAGAGATTTCAAGTGTAAAGACCTCCCCCCACTTTTGAAATGGGGGGGCTTGTTCTAAATGCACGAATTAGAACGATTTTCGGAAAGCGCTTACATTATATTTTTTCCTAGCATATATTAAAAATAGGTGCATTTTTCAACATAGGGGGATGAGGATGGAACATTCAGATAAACAATTTGAAACGTTAGTCATTCATCATGGCTATGATTCAAAGGAACACCTTGGAAGTTTGTCCCTGCCAATTTATCAAACATCAACATTTACATTTGATACAGCGGAACAGGGAGAAGCTCGTTTTGCAGGAAGAGAAGAAGGCTATGTTTATTCAAGGCTAGCCAATCCAACTGTAAGGGCGTTTGAAGAGAAAATGGCGTGTTTAGAAGGCGGCGAAGCAGCACTGGCTTTTGGTTCAGGGATGGCGGCCGTGTCGGCTGTACTGTTTGCCTTAACGAAAGCGAATAACCATATTATTTGTTCACAAGGAGTATATGGCTGCACGTTCGGATTATTGCAAATTCTAAAAAAGAAATATAACATTTCACACGATTTTTGTTCGATGGAAACAGAAGAAGAGATTCGTCGTCTTATTCGTTCCGAAACTGTTTGTATTTATGTAGAAACACCGATTAATCCAACGATGAAACTCGTTGATTTAGAAATGGTCGCAAAGATCGCGAAAGAGCATGGGATTAAAGTTGTGGTTGATAATACGTTTTGTTCTCCATATTTGCAAAAACCGCTTCTATACGGATGTGATGCCGTCGTTCATAGCGCGACGAAATATATTGGCGGCCACGGTGATGTCGTTGCCGGCATTGCGGTTGGAAGTAAAGAATTTATGGAAGAAGTGGCAATGACAACACAAAAAGATATCGGTGGAATCATTTCCCCGTTTGATGCTTGGTTATTGTTAAGAGGTCTTAAAACATTGACTGTAAGAATGGATCGTCATTGTGAAAACGCCGAAACAATTGCACAACTTCTAAAAGAACATCCTCTCGTATCCAAAGTCTATTACCCGTACGATCCGGAAAATCCGGATTATGCAATCAGCCAAAAGCAAATGAAATTAGGCGGCGGTCTCGTTTCTTTTGAAATTAAAGGTACGAAACGGGATGCTCAACGATTTTTAAACCGTCTTCAACTCATCAAAATCGCGGTGAGTCTAGGTGATACGGAAACACTTATTCAACATCCTGCCACGATGACTCATGCAGTTGTACCGGAAGAGGTAAGAAAGAACATGGGTATTAGCGATCAACTTATTCGCTTATCCGTTGGCCTTGAGGCATGGGACGATATTTGGAAAGATTTGCAGCAAGCGCTCGGTTCATTGACTGATTAAATGTATGTACTGAACTGAATGACTCCGTTAGCAAATTGAGAATACAAAAGGTAAGCAAACATATGAAACAAGACTAATATGTGCGTGCTTACCTTCAATTTTTTTACCCTCTTGATGAAACCTAACTTGACCTAATTTTTAATCACTAAAAATAGAAAACAGTAGAGAATTTCCTTATCATTTGGTTATAGTAAAGTTATATCACAAAGGATGAGGGAAACATGATGTCTAAAAAGTCAAAACAACCAAAGAAATCAAAGCGCTTAGCTAGTTATTCGCTTGCTGTTATGGGGACAGGTTTTGTTGCAACCATTCCTTTCCAAGGATCGTTTCTAGGCGGCTTAATGCAAGGAGGCTTTGAAGCCGGTCTTGTGGGTGGATTAGCTGACTGGTTTGCCGTTACCGCTTTATTCCGGCATCCGATGGGTTTGCCCATCCCCCATACGGCTCTTTTGCCAAAAAATCGGCAACGAATGACAAATGCGCTTGTCTCCACACTTGAAAAAGACTGGCTTTCAAAAGAAAGCATTAGAAATAAAATCAAACAAATTAATTTTGCAGAGAAAATTTTGTCAGTCCTTGAGAGAGAGATACATTCAGATTCAATTAAAAAGAGCACTGTGTC from Bacillus methanolicus includes these protein-coding regions:
- the megL gene encoding methionine gamma-lyase, coding for MEHSDKQFETLVIHHGYDSKEHLGSLSLPIYQTSTFTFDTAEQGEARFAGREEGYVYSRLANPTVRAFEEKMACLEGGEAALAFGSGMAAVSAVLFALTKANNHIICSQGVYGCTFGLLQILKKKYNISHDFCSMETEEEIRRLIRSETVCIYVETPINPTMKLVDLEMVAKIAKEHGIKVVVDNTFCSPYLQKPLLYGCDAVVHSATKYIGGHGDVVAGIAVGSKEFMEEVAMTTQKDIGGIISPFDAWLLLRGLKTLTVRMDRHCENAETIAQLLKEHPLVSKVYYPYDPENPDYAISQKQMKLGGGLVSFEIKGTKRDAQRFLNRLQLIKIAVSLGDTETLIQHPATMTHAVVPEEVRKNMGISDQLIRLSVGLEAWDDIWKDLQQALGSLTD